From the genome of Halobacteriovorax marinus SJ:
TGTGAACCAGAGAGAGGGTGTACGATCCAATTCCAAAAAGGCTCATCTTGATCAAAGACCAATCGTCCAAAATTTCTCTTATACTTTCTAAAACTACCATCGTTAAAAAATGTATCTGGCTGAGTTAGGGGATAGACAAGCCACGTAATTCCATAGACTACAGAGAGATGCATAAGGTTTTCACTCTGGGTATGATCTCTATCAATATATGTATATTGATATTTCTTTTGTCTGCTAAGTGAGTAGTCTGTGTTATCAACAGAGGGAGCTTCACTGGCGTAGAGTGACTGTATTAAAAATATAGTAATGAGTATGAACTTCATCAATTTGCTACTTTATTTGGTTTGTTGCTTTTGATACCATGTGAAGCCCATTTTAAAAACATATTAAGGTAAATTTTATGCTTGAAAATCTTAAACAAAACTTTGTGGACCATGTGCGTCACTTGCAGAATCTAATAACTGAGGAAATTAAGAAAATTGATCCTTCAATTGAGATTATAGAGGACAATTGGAAGAGAAAAGACTTCAACGATAACGATGGTGGGGGCGGTATTACAAGGGCCTTTCAAGGTGAAGTCATAGAGAATGCCGGTGTTAATACTTCTGTTGTATACGGTGCAATCGCTCCAGACTTTGCAAAGAAGATTGGCAGTACAAATGAGACTATGTGGGCAACGGGAATCTCACTTATTATTCATCCTAGAAATCCTAAGGTTCCTACTACGCATGCCAATTTTAGAATGATTCAAGCTGGCGATAAATTCTGGTTCGGTGGTGGTGCTGACTTAACTCCTTACTATCCTCATACTGAGGACTTTAAGTACTTTCACCAAGTTTGGGCCGATGCTTGTAAACCTTATGGGAATTATGAAGAGTTTAAAGTTAAGTGTGATAATTACTTTGTAAATAAACATAGAGAAAATGAAATGAGAGGAGTGGGAGGAATTTTCTTTGACCACTTCAACACTGGAGATACGGAGAGTGATTTGGCGATGGTTAAAGATCTTTCAAATTACTTTATAAAGTCTTTCTTTCCAATTGTTGAAAAGAGAGTAAACGAAGACTTCACTGCTGAGGACGAAGACTTTCAACTTCATAGACGTGGTCGTTATGTTGAGTTCAACCTTCTTCACGATAGAGGAACAATGTTCGGTCTCCAAAGTAATGGTAGAACTGACTCTATTCTTATTTCGCTTCCAGGGCGTGTGAAGTACAGCTATAAGTATGCGCCAAAAGATGGATCTCCCCATGCGGAAATGATGAAGTATTACTACCCAATGAACTGGGTTTAATCTCTCTTAAAGAATCAGGGTGTTCTTGTCTTAGAGCACTCTTTTTAACCTTTCCAGTGAATCGCTGCCAGAGTGTCGTCTTCTGGCATATATTATAAAACCTCCTAAAATTATTTACTAAATACGCCAATAAATTGTGGGTATATATTTATACTTTTTTTATGTAATTTTGATATCTTAGAAATATTCTTATGAATACCCTATAGTTTTGCTTAGAATTGCCGATATATAAATGTAATTAAATAAGGTGAACTGTGAGAAATTTACTAGCATTATTTTTAACTCTTTTTCTTTTCTCAGCTTCGGGACAAGAGAACTTCGGTATCAAGGGAAAAGTCGATAGACTTGTGAGTAGAAAGATAACAGAGATTTACTCTAAAGAAGTTATCAATAGAGTTGAGAGCTATAATAAACTAAGACATACACCTGCAAAGTATTTTGAACAAATCGGAATGGGACCTGCTGCCGTAGAGTCCTTTCTTAAGGCCTTTCCAGAATCTAAAACAAGAAGTTTACCTGAGTTGATCATTAGAGAGTCGGGAATTCTTATTTTAAGAGATAGAGGAAATGTTGTGAAGTTCTCTTTTAAGAGTTTGTCCAAGAGAGAGGTCTATATCAATGGTGTAAAAGTAAATACACCTAAAA
Proteins encoded in this window:
- the hemF gene encoding oxygen-dependent coproporphyrinogen oxidase is translated as MLENLKQNFVDHVRHLQNLITEEIKKIDPSIEIIEDNWKRKDFNDNDGGGGITRAFQGEVIENAGVNTSVVYGAIAPDFAKKIGSTNETMWATGISLIIHPRNPKVPTTHANFRMIQAGDKFWFGGGADLTPYYPHTEDFKYFHQVWADACKPYGNYEEFKVKCDNYFVNKHRENEMRGVGGIFFDHFNTGDTESDLAMVKDLSNYFIKSFFPIVEKRVNEDFTAEDEDFQLHRRGRYVEFNLLHDRGTMFGLQSNGRTDSILISLPGRVKYSYKYAPKDGSPHAEMMKYYYPMNWV